The following proteins come from a genomic window of Pseudomonas sp. J452:
- the rpsM gene encoding 30S ribosomal protein S13, with amino-acid sequence MARIAGVNIPDNKHTVISLTYIYGVGRTTAQKICAVTGVNPAVKIKDLSDEQIEQLRGEVAKFTTEGDLRREINMKIKRLMDLGCYRGLRHRRGLPVRGQRTKTNARTRKGPRKPIRK; translated from the coding sequence ATGGCCCGTATTGCAGGCGTCAACATTCCGGATAACAAGCACACTGTTATCTCGCTGACCTACATCTACGGTGTTGGTCGGACTACTGCTCAGAAAATCTGTGCAGTCACCGGTGTCAACCCGGCGGTAAAGATCAAAGATCTCTCTGACGAGCAGATCGAGCAGCTGCGTGGCGAAGTCGCCAAGTTCACCACTGAAGGTGACCTGCGCCGCGAAATCAACATGAAAATCAAGCGTCTGATGGACCTGGGCTGCTACCGCGGTCTGCGCCATCGCCGTGGCCTTCCGGTCCGCGGTCAGCGCACCAAGACCAACGCGCGTACCCGTAAGGGCCCGCGTAAGCCGATCCGCAAGTAA
- the rplR gene encoding 50S ribosomal protein L18: MSVKKETRLRRARKARLKMRELETVRLCVYRSSQHIYAQVISADGAKVLATASTLDKELRDGATGNVDAAKKVGQLVAERAKAAGVTQVAFDRSGFKYHGRVKALADAAREGGLEF, encoded by the coding sequence ATGAGCGTAAAGAAAGAAACTCGTCTGCGCCGTGCTCGCAAGGCACGCCTGAAAATGCGCGAGCTGGAAACCGTACGCCTCTGCGTGTATCGCTCTTCCCAGCATATCTACGCCCAGGTCATTTCGGCCGACGGCGCCAAGGTCCTGGCTACCGCCTCGACTCTGGACAAAGAACTGCGTGACGGCGCCACTGGCAACGTCGACGCGGCCAAGAAGGTTGGCCAGCTGGTCGCTGAGCGTGCGAAAGCCGCTGGCGTTACCCAGGTTGCGTTCGATCGTTCTGGCTTCAAGTACCATGGCCGTGTGAAAGCGCTGGCTGATGCTGCTCGTGAAGGCGGGCTGGAGTTCTAA
- the rplF gene encoding 50S ribosomal protein L6, protein MSRVAKNPVKLPAGVEINLAGQKLSVKGAKGTLELNVHSSVEVTQESGELRFAARNGDQQNRAMAGTTRALVNNMVIGVSQGFERKLQLVGVGYKAQAKGQVLNLALGFSHPVDYQLPEGITAETPSQTDILIKGIDKQMVGQVAAEIRDFRPPEPYKGKGVRYADEVVRRKEAKKK, encoded by the coding sequence ATGTCTCGCGTTGCTAAGAACCCCGTCAAGCTACCGGCAGGTGTCGAGATTAATCTCGCTGGCCAGAAGCTTTCGGTTAAGGGTGCCAAGGGCACTCTGGAGCTGAATGTACATTCGTCCGTGGAAGTGACCCAGGAATCTGGTGAGCTGCGTTTTGCTGCGCGTAATGGCGATCAGCAGAACCGTGCCATGGCCGGTACCACTCGTGCGTTGGTCAACAACATGGTCATTGGCGTCAGCCAGGGCTTTGAGCGCAAGCTGCAACTGGTTGGTGTGGGCTACAAAGCCCAGGCTAAAGGCCAGGTGCTGAACCTTGCTCTGGGCTTCTCGCACCCGGTGGACTACCAACTGCCGGAAGGCATCACCGCTGAAACCCCGAGCCAGACCGATATCCTGATCAAGGGTATCGACAAGCAAATGGTTGGTCAGGTGGCTGCCGAGATTCGCGACTTCCGTCCGCCAGAGCCGTACAAAGGCAAAGGTGTGCGTTACGCCGACGAAGTCGTCCGTCGTAAAGAAGCTAAGAAGAAGTAG
- the rpsK gene encoding 30S ribosomal protein S11, protein MAKPAARTRKKVKKTVVDGIAHIHASFNNTIVTITDRQGNALSWATSGGSGFRGSRKSTPFAAQVAAERAGQAALEYGLKNLDVNVKGPGPGRESAVRALNGCGYKIASITDVTPIPHNGCRPPKKRRV, encoded by the coding sequence ATGGCTAAGCCTGCTGCTCGTACTCGTAAGAAAGTCAAAAAGACAGTGGTTGATGGGATCGCCCACATTCACGCGTCTTTCAACAACACCATCGTGACCATTACCGACCGTCAAGGTAACGCCCTGTCCTGGGCTACCTCCGGTGGTTCCGGTTTCCGCGGCTCCCGTAAGTCCACCCCGTTCGCTGCCCAGGTGGCTGCTGAGCGTGCTGGTCAAGCAGCCCTGGAATACGGCCTGAAAAACCTCGACGTCAACGTCAAGGGTCCAGGTCCAGGTCGCGAATCCGCTGTCCGTGCATTGAACGGCTGCGGCTACAAAATCGCCAGCATCACCGACGTGACGCCAATCCCGCATAACGGGTGCCGTCCGCCGAAGAAGCGTCGCGTGTAA
- the rpsE gene encoding 30S ribosomal protein S5 codes for MANNEQKRDRGNRDDAQSDGYTEKLVQVNRVAKTVKGGRIFTFTALTVVGDGNGRVGFGRGKSREVPAAIQKAMEAARRNMIQVDLRGNTLQYEMKAVHGASHVFMKPASEGTGIIAGGAMRAVLEVAGVQNVLAKCYGSTNPVNVVHATFKGLKAMQSPQSIAAKRGKSVEEIR; via the coding sequence ATGGCAAATAACGAGCAAAAGCGCGATCGCGGTAACCGTGACGATGCGCAGAGCGATGGCTACACGGAGAAGCTGGTTCAGGTTAACCGTGTTGCCAAGACCGTAAAGGGTGGCCGTATCTTTACCTTCACCGCGCTGACCGTGGTGGGTGATGGCAATGGTCGCGTCGGTTTCGGTCGTGGCAAGTCCCGCGAAGTGCCTGCTGCCATCCAGAAAGCGATGGAAGCTGCACGCCGCAACATGATTCAGGTCGACCTGCGTGGCAATACTCTGCAGTACGAGATGAAAGCAGTTCATGGCGCGTCCCACGTGTTCATGAAGCCTGCTTCTGAAGGTACCGGCATCATCGCTGGCGGCGCCATGCGTGCTGTGCTGGAAGTGGCGGGCGTGCAGAACGTTCTGGCCAAGTGCTACGGCTCGACTAACCCGGTGAACGTGGTTCATGCCACCTTCAAGGGTCTGAAGGCCATGCAGTCCCCTCAGTCCATTGCTGCCAAACGCGGCAAGAGCGTTGAGGAGATCCGCTAA
- the rpsD gene encoding 30S ribosomal protein S4 has protein sequence MARYIGPKCKLSRREGTDLFLKSGVRALESKCNIESAPGQHGARRGRQSDYGTQLREKQKVRRIYGVLERQFSSYYKLAASRKGATGENLLQLLECRLDNVIYRMGFGATRAESRQLVSHKAITVNGSTVNVPSYQVKAGDVVAVREKAKNQLRIVQALELCAQRGRVEWVDVDTEKKSGVFKSVPARSDLSADINESLIVELYSK, from the coding sequence ATGGCTCGTTACATTGGTCCCAAATGCAAACTGTCTCGTCGTGAAGGCACTGATCTCTTCCTGAAGAGTGGTGTGCGCGCGCTTGAATCGAAATGCAACATCGAATCGGCTCCTGGCCAGCACGGCGCTCGCCGTGGTCGTCAGTCCGACTACGGTACCCAGCTGCGTGAGAAGCAGAAAGTTCGCCGTATCTACGGTGTGCTCGAGCGTCAGTTCAGCAGCTACTACAAACTGGCTGCCAGCCGTAAAGGCGCTACCGGCGAAAACCTCCTGCAACTGCTCGAGTGCCGTCTGGATAACGTGATTTACCGTATGGGCTTTGGTGCTACCCGCGCCGAATCCCGTCAGCTGGTATCGCACAAAGCGATCACCGTGAACGGTTCGACCGTGAACGTCCCGTCCTACCAGGTTAAAGCTGGTGACGTCGTGGCAGTTCGCGAAAAGGCGAAGAACCAGCTGCGCATCGTGCAAGCTCTCGAGCTTTGCGCCCAGCGCGGTCGCGTTGAGTGGGTAGACGTAGACACTGAGAAGAAATCGGGCGTGTTCAAAAGCGTTCCGGCTCGCAGTGATCTGTCCGCCGACATCAACGAAAGCCTGATTGTCGAGCTCTACTCCAAGTAA
- the rplQ gene encoding 50S ribosomal protein L17, with translation MRHRKSGRHLSRTSAHRKAMFQNMAVSLFEHELIKTTLPKAKELRRVAEPLITLAKEDSVANRRLAFDRTRSKAIVGKLFNDLGKRYATRQGGYLRILKCGFRAGDNAPMAYVELVDRPVAGAAVDAE, from the coding sequence ATGCGTCATCGTAAAAGTGGCCGTCACCTCAGCCGCACCAGCGCCCACCGCAAGGCCATGTTCCAGAACATGGCGGTTTCGCTGTTCGAGCACGAGCTGATCAAAACTACTCTGCCGAAAGCCAAAGAACTGCGCCGCGTTGCCGAGCCGCTGATCACTCTGGCTAAAGAAGACAGCGTTGCTAACCGTCGTCTGGCCTTCGACCGTACTCGTTCGAAAGCTATCGTTGGCAAACTGTTCAACGATCTGGGCAAGCGCTACGCCACCCGTCAGGGCGGCTACCTGCGTATCCTCAAGTGCGGTTTCCGCGCTGGCGACAATGCTCCGATGGCTTATGTTGAACTGGTTGACCGTCCGGTCGCTGGTGCAGCAGTAGACGCCGAGTAA
- the rpsH gene encoding 30S ribosomal protein S8, translated as MSMQDPLADMLTRIRNAQMAEKSVVSMPSSKLKVAVAQVLKNEGYIAGYQISSDVKPQLSIELKYFEGRPVIEEVKRVSRPGLRQYKPVDQLPKVRGGLGVSIVSTNKGVMTDRAARAAGVGGEVLCTVF; from the coding sequence ATGAGTATGCAGGACCCGTTAGCGGACATGCTAACTCGTATCCGTAATGCCCAGATGGCTGAAAAGTCCGTCGTAAGCATGCCGTCTTCCAAGCTGAAGGTGGCTGTAGCCCAGGTTCTGAAGAACGAAGGTTATATTGCGGGTTATCAGATCAGCAGCGACGTAAAACCGCAGCTGTCCATCGAGCTGAAGTACTTCGAAGGCCGTCCGGTCATTGAAGAAGTAAAACGCGTCAGCCGCCCTGGTCTGCGCCAGTACAAGCCCGTCGATCAGCTGCCGAAAGTTCGCGGCGGTCTCGGTGTATCCATCGTCTCCACCAACAAGGGTGTGATGACGGATCGCGCTGCGCGCGCTGCCGGTGTCGGCGGCGAAGTGCTTTGCACTGTGTTCTAA
- the rpmD gene encoding 50S ribosomal protein L30 encodes MATVKVTLIKSMTGRIPNHKLCVKGLGLRRIGHTVEVLDTPENRGMINKAYYMLRVEG; translated from the coding sequence ATGGCTACCGTCAAAGTTACGCTGATCAAGAGCATGACCGGTCGTATCCCTAACCACAAACTGTGCGTTAAGGGTCTGGGTCTGCGTCGCATCGGTCACACTGTAGAAGTCCTGGATACTCCCGAGAATCGCGGGATGATCAACAAGGCTTACTACATGCTGCGCGTCGAGGGTTAA
- the rpmJ gene encoding 50S ribosomal protein L36 → MKVRASVKKLCRNCKIIRREGVVRVICSAEPRHKQRQG, encoded by the coding sequence ATGAAAGTTCGTGCATCGGTCAAGAAGCTGTGCCGTAACTGCAAGATCATTCGCCGCGAAGGTGTTGTTCGCGTGATCTGCAGCGCGGAGCCGCGTCACAAGCAGCGCCAAGGCTGA
- the rplO gene encoding 50S ribosomal protein L15, with the protein MKLNDLSPAPGSRREKHRPGRGIGSGLGKTGGRGHKGQTSRSGGTIAPGFEGGQQPLHRRLPKFGFVSLKAMDRAEVRTSELAKVEGDVVTVQSLKDANLINQNVRRVKVMLSGEVTRAVTLKGIAVTKGARAAIEAAGGKFED; encoded by the coding sequence ATGAAACTCAATGATCTGAGTCCTGCGCCGGGTTCCCGTCGCGAGAAGCATCGTCCGGGTCGTGGTATTGGTAGTGGTTTGGGCAAGACCGGTGGCCGCGGCCACAAAGGTCAGACCTCCCGCTCCGGTGGCACCATCGCTCCGGGCTTCGAGGGTGGTCAACAGCCGTTGCACCGCCGTCTGCCGAAGTTCGGCTTCGTTTCCCTGAAAGCCATGGATCGCGCCGAAGTGCGTACCTCCGAGCTGGCCAAGGTGGAAGGCGACGTCGTTACCGTGCAGTCGCTGAAGGATGCCAACCTGATTAACCAAAACGTACGGCGTGTGAAAGTCATGCTGTCCGGCGAGGTTACTCGTGCGGTTACCCTGAAAGGTATCGCCGTCACCAAAGGTGCGCGTGCGGCTATCGAAGCAGCTGGCGGCAAGTTCGAGGACTAA
- the uvrA gene encoding excinuclease ABC subunit UvrA: MDKILIRGARTHNLKNIDLTLPRDKLIVITGLSGSGKSSLAFDTLYAEGQRRYVESLSAYARQFLSMMEKPDVDTIEGLSPAISIEQKSTSHNPRSTVGTITEIYDYLRLLYARVGIPRCPDHDLPLEAQTVSQMVDQVLALPEGSKLMLLAPVIRERKGEHLSVFEELRAQGFVRARVNGKLYELDELPKLDKQKKHSIDVVVDRFKVREDLQQRLAESFETALKLADGLALVAPMDEEPGEEIIFSARFACPVCGHSISELEPKLFSFNNPAGACPTCDGLGVKQFFDTRRLVNAELTLAEGAIRGWDRRNVYYFQMLGSLAAHYGFSLEVPFEELSQEDRQAILHGSGKDNVEFRYLNDRGDIVKRAHPFEGIVPNLERRYRETESTTVREELAKFLSTQACQDCRGTRLRREARHVWVGERTLPAVTGLPIGDAADYFGSLALTGRRGEIADKILKEIRERLQFLVNVGLDYLTLDRSADTLSGGEAQRIRLASQIGAGLVGVMYILDEPSIGLHQRDNERLLGTLRHLRDIGNTVIVVEHDEDAIRMADYVVDIGPGAGVHGGRIVAEGTAAEVMAHPDSLTGKYLSGRVKIRYPAQRTPRNKKLALKIKGARGNNLRNVDLEIPLGLLTCVTGVSGSGKSTLINNTLFPLAATALNGATTLEAAAHDSIDGLQHLDKVVDIDQSPIGRTPRSNPATYTGLFTPIRELFAGVPESRSRGYGAGRFSFNVKGGRCEACQGDGLIKVEMHFLPDIYVPCDVCKSKRYNRETLEIKYKGKSIHEVLEMTIEEAREFFDAVPALARKLQTLMDVGLSYIKLGQSATTLSGGEAQRVKLSRELSKRDTGKTLYILDEPTTGLHFADIQQLLDVLHRLRDHGNTVVVIEHNLDVIKTADWLIDLGPEGGSKGGMIIATGTPEEVAEMPQSHTGHFLKPLLERDRG, translated from the coding sequence GTGGATAAGATTCTGATTCGTGGGGCGCGTACCCATAACCTGAAAAACATCGACCTGACCCTGCCGCGCGACAAACTGATCGTGATCACCGGCCTGTCCGGTTCCGGCAAGTCGTCGCTGGCCTTCGACACGCTGTACGCCGAGGGTCAGCGCCGCTACGTCGAATCGCTGTCGGCCTATGCCCGGCAGTTCCTGTCGATGATGGAAAAGCCCGACGTCGACACCATCGAAGGCCTGTCGCCGGCGATCTCCATCGAACAGAAGTCCACTTCGCACAACCCGCGCTCCACCGTCGGCACCATCACCGAGATCTACGACTACCTGCGCCTGCTCTATGCCCGCGTCGGTATTCCGCGCTGCCCGGACCACGACCTGCCACTGGAGGCGCAGACCGTCAGCCAGATGGTCGACCAGGTGCTGGCCCTGCCGGAAGGCAGCAAGCTGATGCTGCTGGCCCCGGTGATTCGCGAGCGCAAGGGCGAGCACCTGTCGGTGTTCGAGGAACTGCGCGCCCAGGGCTTCGTCCGCGCACGGGTCAACGGCAAGCTGTATGAGCTGGACGAATTGCCCAAGCTGGACAAGCAGAAGAAGCATTCCATCGACGTGGTGGTCGACCGTTTCAAGGTACGTGAGGACCTGCAGCAACGCCTGGCCGAGTCGTTCGAGACCGCACTGAAGCTGGCCGACGGCCTGGCCCTGGTGGCGCCGATGGATGAGGAGCCGGGCGAGGAAATCATCTTCTCCGCGCGCTTCGCCTGCCCGGTCTGCGGTCACTCGATCAGCGAACTGGAACCCAAGCTGTTCTCCTTCAACAATCCGGCCGGCGCCTGCCCGACCTGCGACGGTCTCGGTGTGAAGCAGTTCTTCGACACCCGGCGCCTGGTCAATGCCGAGCTGACCCTGGCCGAAGGCGCGATCCGCGGCTGGGACCGGCGCAACGTCTACTACTTCCAGATGCTCGGCTCGCTGGCCGCACACTATGGCTTCAGCCTGGAGGTGCCGTTCGAGGAACTCAGCCAGGAAGATCGCCAGGCCATCCTGCATGGCAGCGGCAAGGACAACGTCGAGTTCCGCTACCTCAACGACCGTGGTGACATCGTCAAGCGCGCGCACCCCTTCGAAGGCATCGTGCCGAACCTGGAGCGGCGTTACCGCGAGACCGAATCGACCACCGTGCGCGAGGAACTGGCCAAGTTCCTCAGCACCCAGGCCTGCCAGGACTGCCGCGGTACCCGTCTGCGCCGTGAGGCGCGGCATGTGTGGGTCGGCGAGCGCACCCTGCCCGCCGTCACCGGCCTGCCGATCGGTGATGCCGCCGACTACTTCGGCAGCCTGGCGCTGACCGGCCGGCGCGGCGAGATCGCCGACAAGATTCTCAAGGAAATCCGCGAGCGCCTGCAGTTTCTGGTCAACGTCGGCCTCGACTACCTGACCCTGGACCGCAGCGCCGACACCCTGTCCGGCGGCGAGGCCCAGCGCATCCGCCTAGCCAGCCAGATCGGCGCCGGCCTGGTCGGGGTGATGTACATCCTCGACGAGCCCTCCATCGGCCTGCACCAGCGCGACAACGAGCGCCTGCTCGGCACCCTGCGTCACCTGCGCGACATCGGCAACACGGTGATCGTGGTCGAGCACGACGAGGACGCCATCCGCATGGCCGACTACGTGGTGGATATCGGCCCGGGTGCCGGCGTGCATGGCGGGCGCATCGTCGCCGAAGGTACGGCGGCCGAGGTCATGGCCCACCCGGACTCGCTGACCGGCAAGTACCTGTCCGGACGGGTGAAGATCCGCTACCCGGCGCAGCGCACCCCGCGCAACAAGAAGCTGGCGCTGAAGATCAAGGGCGCGCGCGGCAATAACCTGCGCAACGTCGACCTGGAAATCCCGCTCGGCCTGCTCACCTGCGTCACCGGCGTGTCCGGCTCGGGCAAGTCGACGCTGATCAACAACACCCTGTTCCCACTGGCGGCCACCGCGCTGAATGGCGCCACCACCCTGGAGGCCGCCGCCCACGACAGCATCGACGGCCTGCAGCACCTGGACAAGGTGGTCGACATCGACCAGAGCCCGATCGGCCGCACGCCGCGCTCGAATCCGGCGACTTACACCGGCCTGTTCACCCCGATCCGCGAGCTGTTCGCCGGCGTACCGGAATCACGCTCGCGCGGCTACGGCGCCGGGCGCTTCTCCTTCAACGTCAAGGGCGGGCGCTGCGAAGCCTGCCAGGGCGACGGCCTGATCAAGGTGGAAATGCACTTCCTGCCGGACATCTACGTGCCGTGCGACGTGTGCAAGAGCAAGCGCTACAACCGCGAAACGCTGGAGATCAAGTACAAGGGCAAGAGTATCCACGAGGTGCTGGAGATGACCATCGAGGAGGCCCGCGAGTTCTTCGACGCGGTGCCAGCGCTGGCGCGTAAGCTGCAAACCCTGATGGATGTCGGCCTGTCCTACATCAAGCTCGGTCAGTCGGCGACCACCCTGTCCGGCGGCGAGGCACAGCGGGTCAAGCTGAGCCGCGAGCTGAGCAAGCGCGACACCGGCAAGACTCTGTACATCCTCGATGAGCCGACCACCGGCCTGCACTTCGCCGATATCCAGCAACTGCTCGACGTGCTGCACCGCCTGCGCGACCACGGCAACACCGTGGTGGTGATCGAGCACAACCTGGACGTGATCAAGACCGCGGATTGGCTGATCGACCTCGGCCCAGAAGGCGGCTCCAAGGGCGGCATGATCATCGCCACCGGCACCCCGGAAGAAGTCGCCGAGATGCCGCAGTCGCATACCGGGCACTTCCTCAAGCCGCTGCTGGAGCGTGATCGGGGCTAA
- the secY gene encoding preprotein translocase subunit SecY, with the protein MAKQGALSALSNGGLSELWARLRFLFLAIIVYRIGAHIPVPGINPDRLAELFRQNEGTILSLFNMFSGGALERMSIFALGIMPYISASIIMQLMTVVSPQLEQLKKEGEAGRRKISQYTRYGTLILAIVQAVGMAVGLASQGVAFSTDFGFHFVAVTTFVSGAMFMMWLGEQITERGVGNGISMLIFAGIVAGLPSAIGQSFESARQGDINIFALIAIGLLAVAIIGFVVFIERGQRRIAVHYAKRQQGRKVFAAQTSHLPLKVNMAGVIPAIFASSILLFPASLGSWFGQSEGLGWLQDISQAIAPGQPLNILLFSAGIVFFCFFYTALMFNPKDVAENLKKSGAFIPGIRPGEQSARYIDGVLTRLTMFGALYMTAVCLLPQFLVVAANVPFYLGGTSLLIVVVVVMDFMSQVQSHLVSHQYESLMKKANLKGYGGGMLR; encoded by the coding sequence ATGGCTAAGCAAGGTGCTCTCTCAGCGCTCAGCAATGGCGGGTTGTCCGAGCTGTGGGCTCGGCTGCGTTTTCTGTTCCTGGCGATCATCGTCTATCGGATCGGTGCGCACATTCCGGTGCCCGGAATAAACCCTGACCGGCTGGCCGAGCTGTTTCGACAGAATGAGGGGACCATTCTTAGCCTGTTCAACATGTTTTCCGGCGGCGCGCTGGAGCGGATGAGCATCTTTGCACTGGGGATCATGCCGTACATTTCGGCATCGATCATCATGCAGCTGATGACCGTCGTCAGCCCGCAGCTGGAGCAGTTGAAGAAGGAAGGGGAAGCTGGCCGTCGCAAGATCAGCCAGTACACCCGCTACGGCACTTTGATCCTGGCTATCGTTCAGGCTGTCGGCATGGCCGTCGGTCTGGCGAGTCAGGGTGTAGCGTTTTCGACTGATTTCGGCTTCCACTTCGTGGCGGTGACGACCTTTGTGTCGGGCGCCATGTTCATGATGTGGCTGGGCGAGCAAATCACCGAGCGCGGTGTCGGCAACGGTATCTCGATGCTGATTTTTGCTGGCATCGTGGCCGGTTTGCCGTCGGCAATCGGGCAGTCTTTCGAGTCTGCTCGTCAGGGCGATATCAATATCTTCGCCCTGATTGCCATCGGTCTGTTGGCGGTAGCGATCATCGGTTTCGTGGTGTTCATTGAGCGTGGCCAGCGTCGCATTGCGGTGCACTACGCCAAGCGTCAGCAGGGCCGCAAGGTCTTCGCTGCGCAGACCAGCCACCTGCCGCTGAAGGTGAACATGGCGGGCGTAATTCCGGCCATTTTTGCCAGCAGTATCCTGCTGTTCCCGGCCTCGCTGGGTTCCTGGTTTGGTCAGTCCGAAGGTCTGGGCTGGCTGCAGGATATTTCGCAGGCGATCGCTCCCGGTCAGCCGTTGAACATTCTGCTGTTTAGTGCAGGGATCGTTTTCTTCTGCTTCTTCTATACGGCGCTGATGTTCAACCCGAAAGACGTAGCGGAAAACCTGAAGAAGTCCGGTGCCTTTATTCCGGGTATCCGTCCGGGTGAGCAATCTGCACGCTATATCGATGGTGTGCTGACTCGCTTGACCATGTTCGGTGCTCTGTACATGACGGCTGTTTGCCTGCTGCCCCAGTTCCTGGTGGTTGCGGCGAATGTACCGTTCTACCTTGGCGGGACCTCGTTGCTGATCGTGGTCGTGGTTGTGATGGACTTTATGTCTCAAGTGCAATCTCACCTCGTTTCGCACCAGTACGAATCCCTGATGAAGAAAGCCAACCTGAAGGGTTATGGCGGCGGAATGCTCCGCTGA
- a CDS encoding DNA-directed RNA polymerase subunit alpha — protein MQISVNEFLTPRHIDVQVVSSTRAKITLEPLERGFGHTLGNALRRILLSSMPGCAVVEAEIDGVLHEYSAIEGVQEDVIEILLNLKGLAIKLHGRDEVTLTLAKKGSGVVTAADIQLDHDVEIVNGDHVIANLADNGALNMRLTVRRGRGYEPADSRQSDEDESRSIGRLQLDSSFSPVRRVAYVVENARVEQRTNLDKLVIDLETNGTLDPEEAIRRAATILQQQLAAFVDLKGDSEPVVVEQEDEIDPILLRPVDDLELTVRSANCLKAENIYYIGDLIQRTEVELLKTPNLGKKSLTEIKDVLASRGLSLGMRLDNWPPASLKKDDKATA, from the coding sequence ATGCAGATTTCGGTAAATGAGTTCCTGACCCCCCGTCATATCGACGTTCAGGTGGTCAGTTCGACCCGCGCCAAGATCACTCTCGAGCCTCTCGAGCGTGGCTTTGGCCACACCCTGGGCAACGCGCTGCGTCGCATCCTGTTGTCCTCCATGCCTGGCTGTGCAGTAGTCGAGGCCGAGATTGACGGTGTACTCCATGAGTACAGCGCCATCGAAGGTGTTCAGGAAGATGTCATTGAGATCCTCCTGAACCTGAAAGGTTTGGCTATCAAGCTGCACGGTCGTGACGAAGTCACCCTGACTCTGGCCAAGAAGGGCTCGGGTGTGGTCACTGCTGCCGATATTCAGCTGGATCACGATGTCGAGATCGTCAACGGCGATCACGTTATCGCCAACCTGGCGGACAACGGTGCTCTGAACATGCGTCTCACCGTGCGTCGTGGCCGTGGCTACGAGCCGGCTGATTCGCGTCAGAGCGATGAAGACGAAAGCCGTAGCATCGGCCGTCTGCAGCTGGACTCCTCGTTCAGCCCGGTCCGTCGTGTGGCTTACGTGGTTGAAAACGCCCGCGTCGAGCAGCGTACCAACCTGGATAAACTGGTCATTGACCTGGAAACCAACGGTACTCTGGATCCGGAAGAGGCTATCCGTCGTGCTGCGACCATCCTGCAACAGCAGCTGGCCGCGTTCGTCGACCTCAAAGGTGACAGCGAGCCGGTCGTGGTTGAGCAGGAAGACGAGATCGATCCGATCCTGCTGCGTCCGGTTGACGACCTTGAACTGACCGTTCGTTCGGCCAACTGCCTCAAGGCGGAGAACATTTACTACATCGGCGACCTGATCCAGCGTACCGAAGTAGAACTGTTGAAAACTCCGAACCTGGGCAAGAAGTCGCTCACCGAGATTAAGGACGTACTGGCCTCTCGTGGCCTGTCCCTCGGCATGCGTCTCGACAACTGGCCGCCGGCAAGCCTGAAAAAAGACGATAAGGCGACTGCCTGA
- the rpsN gene encoding 30S ribosomal protein S14 yields MAKMSMKNRELKRQQTVAKYAKKRAELKAVIANPNSTAEQRWEAQVALQKQPRDASASRLRNRCRITGRPHGVYRKFGLGRIKLREAAMRGDVPGLVKASW; encoded by the coding sequence ATGGCCAAAATGAGCATGAAAAACCGTGAGCTGAAGCGTCAGCAAACGGTAGCCAAGTACGCCAAGAAGCGTGCCGAGCTGAAAGCTGTCATCGCCAACCCTAACTCCACTGCGGAGCAGCGTTGGGAAGCCCAGGTAGCCCTGCAAAAGCAACCGCGTGACGCCAGCGCCAGCCGCCTGCGTAACCGTTGCCGCATCACCGGTCGTCCGCACGGCGTGTACCGCAAGTTCGGCCTCGGCCGTATCAAGCTGCGCGAAGCTGCGATGCGTGGTGATGTGCCGGGTCTGGTCAAGGCCAGCTGGTAA
- the rplE gene encoding 50S ribosomal protein L5, which yields MARLKEIYRKEIAPKLKEELKLANVMEVPRVTKITLNMGIGEAIGDKKVIEHAVADLEKITGQKAVVTYARKSIAGFKVREGWPIGVKVTLRRDRMYEFLDRLLAISLPRVRDFRGLNAKSFDGRGNYSMGVKEQIIFPEIDYDKIDALRGLDITLTTTARTDDEGRALLRAFKFPFRN from the coding sequence ATGGCACGACTGAAAGAGATTTACCGGAAGGAAATCGCGCCCAAGCTGAAGGAAGAACTGAAGCTGGCGAACGTGATGGAAGTTCCGCGCGTTACCAAGATCACCCTGAACATGGGTATCGGCGAGGCGATCGGCGACAAGAAAGTCATCGAGCACGCTGTTGCTGACCTGGAAAAGATCACCGGTCAAAAAGCCGTCGTGACCTATGCCCGCAAGTCGATTGCAGGCTTCAAGGTTCGCGAGGGCTGGCCGATCGGCGTCAAGGTGACCCTGCGTCGCGATCGTATGTACGAATTCCTGGATCGCCTGCTCGCGATCTCCCTGCCGCGCGTGCGTGACTTCCGCGGCCTGAATGCCAAGTCCTTCGACGGTCGTGGTAACTACAGCATGGGCGTCAAAGAGCAGATCATTTTCCCGGAAATCGATTACGACAAGATCGATGCGCTGCGTGGTCTGGACATTACCCTGACCACCACTGCCCGTACGGACGACGAAGGCCGCGCTCTGCTGCGTGCATTCAAGTTCCCGTTCCGCAACTGA